A stretch of DNA from Nonlabens ponticola:
GAAACCTTGGGCGTGGTTATTCTTTTGGGGTTTGTTCACGCATCCTTTATTAGATGTGTTCACAACTTGGGGAACGCAGTTGTTCTGGCCATTTGACCTGCGACTTGCGTTCAATAGCATATTTGTGATTGATCCATTTTACACGATTCCGTTTCTGGGTTGCGTGATTTGGGCGATGTTCTTGAATAGAAAGTCTGCTCAACGCAGGAAAGTCAACTGGGCAGGAATAATCTGGAGTTCTTGTTACCTACTTTTGACTTTAGTATTGAAATCAATAGTTCACGGCAAATTTGAAAAAGCGCTAGAAGATAAGGGATATTCCTATTCAGAAATATCTACCAGGCCAGCTGCATTCAACACGATCTTGTGGAATGGCAATGTAGATGCGCGCGATGCCTATCTCATAAGTGACTATTCTTTTTTTGATACGCAGCCTATCGAGTTTGAGAGATTCCCAAAAAATCGCGCTCAAGAACCCAACTATGAACCGCAGCAAGCACAAATCAATCTTAAAAGACTTATTGATATTTCGCAGGGTTGGTATCTTATGGAACAAAAGAAAAACACCTGGTTTTTCTATGATTTAAGATTTGGCCGCATACCAGTGAGCGATAGTGAGCAGAATTTTGTTTT
This window harbors:
- a CDS encoding metal-dependent hydrolase: MDSLTQIVLGAATGEVVLGRKVGNKAMLYGAIAGTIPDLDVLVKNFTDTITATEAHRGLSHSIVFCVLAAPLLGWLVNKIERKANLGWKPWAWLFFWGLFTHPLLDVFTTWGTQLFWPFDLRLAFNSIFVIDPFYTIPFLGCVIWAMFLNRKSAQRRKVNWAGIIWSSCYLLLTLVLKSIVHGKFEKALEDKGYSYSEISTRPAAFNTILWNGNVDARDAYLISDYSFFDTQPIEFERFPKNRAQEPNYEPQQAQINLKRLIDISQGWYLMEQKKNTWFFYDLRFGRIPVSDSEQNFVFAYELDQTNETLIATETEKDFDNVDFILEKLWERIKGN